The following coding sequences are from one Danaus plexippus chromosome 13 unlocalized genomic scaffold, MEX_DaPlex mxdp_15, whole genome shotgun sequence window:
- the LOC116770187 gene encoding bifunctional coenzyme A synthase isoform X2 produces MMSVVPMANNGILFISNAAKAHKLCSKISKCVKNVLYINFNSGPESTLSIVNKQIIDIYSKVPKNMKIDIRLMLKPRETGNKITTNNAIELIMYDKDLANEVDNLKFSLTNIRENVDIESVENEENACEDVKEDVKVYDYVALGGTFDRLHNGHKILLSQAVLRAKKHVTVGVTDLDMIQSKKLWELIQPIEIRIKAVLDFLTDINPDLEYNVLPIQDVYGPTKDDPHFQLLVVSEETSRGAIKVNEKRKENGLNPLDVYTIGLAEDTNQQSYEEEAKLSSSNQRMRLLGTILREPRPNPNIPKHPYVIGLAGGIASGKSSITEKLKLKGAAILNCDVIAHELYKPGLPLNHTIAESFGSDVITDGGEVDRRKLGAIVFSDKSQLQRLNSLVWPAVIQEAQKRIKALGEAGSSVVVMEAAVMVQAGWYKYCHQLWTVIIPPEEAVKRLQARNNLSEVEAKQRVSAQPSNQEQVALANVVFSPYWSYEHTQGQVDRAWENLQIYLQ; encoded by the exons atgatgaGTGTAG TACCAATGGCCAATAATGGAAtacttttcatttcaaatgcTGCGAAGGCTCATAAACTTTGCTCGAAAATATCAAAGTgtgtgaaaaatgttttatatattaattttaatagtggACCAGAAAGCACACTGtcaattgtaaataaacaaattattgatatatattctaag GtaccaaaaaatatgaagataGATATAAGACTGATGTTGAAACCAAGGGAGActggaaataaaatcacaacCAATAACGCAATAGAGTTGATAATGTATGACAAAGATTTAGCAAATGAAGTTGATAATTTGAAGTTTTCACTAACAAATATAAGAGAAAATGTAGATATTGAAAGTGTAG aaaatgaaGAAAACGCATGCGAAGATGTGAAGGAAGATGTCAAGGTATATGATTATGTGGCACTCGGAGGAACGTTCGATCGTTTGCACAACGGTCATAAGATTTTGTTGTCTCAGGCTGTGTTGCGAGCTAAAAAACATGTCACAGTCGGTGTCACCGACCTCGATATGATACAAT CTAAGAAATTATGGGAGTTAATTCAACCGATCGAGATAAGAATTAAGGCGGTGTTAGACTTCCTGACTGATATAAATCCCGACTTAGAATACAATGTTCTGCCAATCCAAGATGTGTATGGACCGACCAAAGATGACCCTCATTTTCAG ttaTTAGTGGTCAGTGAAGAGACGAGTCGAGGTGCGATCAAAGTTAATGAGAAACGGAAAGAAAATGGACTAAATCCTCTGGATGTGTATACTATTGGACTCGCTGAAGACACAAACCAGCAATCATATGAGGAAGAGGCCAAGCTGAGTTCGAGTAATCAAAGGATGAGGTTGCTGGGAACCATTCTAAGAGAACCTCGG CCCAACCCCAATATACCGAAGCACCCATATGTGATTGGTCTAGCTGGTGGCATAGCCAGTGGAAAGAGCAGTATCACGGAGAAGTTAAA ACTGAAAGGCGCAGCCATATTGAATTGCGACGTCATAGCTCATGAACTATACAAGCCTGGGCTGCCATTGAATCATACCATCGCTGAGAGTTTCGGAAGTGACGTCATTACTGATGGGGGGGAGGTGGACAGGCGGAAACTGGGAGCTATTGTGTTCAGTGATAAG AGTCAATTACAGCGACTGAACTCATTAGTATGGCCGGCTGTCATCCAAGAAGCGCAAAAAAGGATCAAGGCGTTAGGAGAAGCTGGTAGTTCAGTTGTGGTGATGGAAGCCGCTGTGATGGTGCAAGCCGGGTGGTACAAGTACTGCCATCAGCTCTGGACGGTCATCATACCACCGGAGGAG GCGGTAAAAAGACTGCAGGCTCGCAATAACCTATCAGAAGTGGAGGCGAAACAGCGCGTGAGTGCCCAACCTTCGAACCAGGAGCAAGTGGCTCTGGCCAATGTGGTGTTCAGTCCATACTGGAGCTACGAACACACCCAGGGCCAGGTGGACCGCGCATGGGAAAACCTGCagatatatttacaatga
- the LOC116770187 gene encoding bifunctional coenzyme A synthase isoform X1 — MPLSLFSIPTIVLLLSVFVSYYCIIYYNKAVPMANNGILFISNAAKAHKLCSKISKCVKNVLYINFNSGPESTLSIVNKQIIDIYSKVPKNMKIDIRLMLKPRETGNKITTNNAIELIMYDKDLANEVDNLKFSLTNIRENVDIESVENEENACEDVKEDVKVYDYVALGGTFDRLHNGHKILLSQAVLRAKKHVTVGVTDLDMIQSKKLWELIQPIEIRIKAVLDFLTDINPDLEYNVLPIQDVYGPTKDDPHFQLLVVSEETSRGAIKVNEKRKENGLNPLDVYTIGLAEDTNQQSYEEEAKLSSSNQRMRLLGTILREPRPNPNIPKHPYVIGLAGGIASGKSSITEKLKLKGAAILNCDVIAHELYKPGLPLNHTIAESFGSDVITDGGEVDRRKLGAIVFSDKSQLQRLNSLVWPAVIQEAQKRIKALGEAGSSVVVMEAAVMVQAGWYKYCHQLWTVIIPPEEAVKRLQARNNLSEVEAKQRVSAQPSNQEQVALANVVFSPYWSYEHTQGQVDRAWENLQIYLQ; from the exons ATGCCGCTTTCTTTATTTAGTATTCCCACTATCGTGTTGCTTTTGTcggtttttgtttcatattattgtatcatttattataataaggcaG TACCAATGGCCAATAATGGAAtacttttcatttcaaatgcTGCGAAGGCTCATAAACTTTGCTCGAAAATATCAAAGTgtgtgaaaaatgttttatatattaattttaatagtggACCAGAAAGCACACTGtcaattgtaaataaacaaattattgatatatattctaag GtaccaaaaaatatgaagataGATATAAGACTGATGTTGAAACCAAGGGAGActggaaataaaatcacaacCAATAACGCAATAGAGTTGATAATGTATGACAAAGATTTAGCAAATGAAGTTGATAATTTGAAGTTTTCACTAACAAATATAAGAGAAAATGTAGATATTGAAAGTGTAG aaaatgaaGAAAACGCATGCGAAGATGTGAAGGAAGATGTCAAGGTATATGATTATGTGGCACTCGGAGGAACGTTCGATCGTTTGCACAACGGTCATAAGATTTTGTTGTCTCAGGCTGTGTTGCGAGCTAAAAAACATGTCACAGTCGGTGTCACCGACCTCGATATGATACAAT CTAAGAAATTATGGGAGTTAATTCAACCGATCGAGATAAGAATTAAGGCGGTGTTAGACTTCCTGACTGATATAAATCCCGACTTAGAATACAATGTTCTGCCAATCCAAGATGTGTATGGACCGACCAAAGATGACCCTCATTTTCAG ttaTTAGTGGTCAGTGAAGAGACGAGTCGAGGTGCGATCAAAGTTAATGAGAAACGGAAAGAAAATGGACTAAATCCTCTGGATGTGTATACTATTGGACTCGCTGAAGACACAAACCAGCAATCATATGAGGAAGAGGCCAAGCTGAGTTCGAGTAATCAAAGGATGAGGTTGCTGGGAACCATTCTAAGAGAACCTCGG CCCAACCCCAATATACCGAAGCACCCATATGTGATTGGTCTAGCTGGTGGCATAGCCAGTGGAAAGAGCAGTATCACGGAGAAGTTAAA ACTGAAAGGCGCAGCCATATTGAATTGCGACGTCATAGCTCATGAACTATACAAGCCTGGGCTGCCATTGAATCATACCATCGCTGAGAGTTTCGGAAGTGACGTCATTACTGATGGGGGGGAGGTGGACAGGCGGAAACTGGGAGCTATTGTGTTCAGTGATAAG AGTCAATTACAGCGACTGAACTCATTAGTATGGCCGGCTGTCATCCAAGAAGCGCAAAAAAGGATCAAGGCGTTAGGAGAAGCTGGTAGTTCAGTTGTGGTGATGGAAGCCGCTGTGATGGTGCAAGCCGGGTGGTACAAGTACTGCCATCAGCTCTGGACGGTCATCATACCACCGGAGGAG GCGGTAAAAAGACTGCAGGCTCGCAATAACCTATCAGAAGTGGAGGCGAAACAGCGCGTGAGTGCCCAACCTTCGAACCAGGAGCAAGTGGCTCTGGCCAATGTGGTGTTCAGTCCATACTGGAGCTACGAACACACCCAGGGCCAGGTGGACCGCGCATGGGAAAACCTGCagatatatttacaatga
- the LOC116770187 gene encoding bifunctional coenzyme A synthase isoform X3: MANNGILFISNAAKAHKLCSKISKCVKNVLYINFNSGPESTLSIVNKQIIDIYSKVPKNMKIDIRLMLKPRETGNKITTNNAIELIMYDKDLANEVDNLKFSLTNIRENVDIESVENEENACEDVKEDVKVYDYVALGGTFDRLHNGHKILLSQAVLRAKKHVTVGVTDLDMIQSKKLWELIQPIEIRIKAVLDFLTDINPDLEYNVLPIQDVYGPTKDDPHFQLLVVSEETSRGAIKVNEKRKENGLNPLDVYTIGLAEDTNQQSYEEEAKLSSSNQRMRLLGTILREPRPNPNIPKHPYVIGLAGGIASGKSSITEKLKLKGAAILNCDVIAHELYKPGLPLNHTIAESFGSDVITDGGEVDRRKLGAIVFSDKSQLQRLNSLVWPAVIQEAQKRIKALGEAGSSVVVMEAAVMVQAGWYKYCHQLWTVIIPPEEAVKRLQARNNLSEVEAKQRVSAQPSNQEQVALANVVFSPYWSYEHTQGQVDRAWENLQIYLQ; encoded by the exons ATGGCCAATAATGGAAtacttttcatttcaaatgcTGCGAAGGCTCATAAACTTTGCTCGAAAATATCAAAGTgtgtgaaaaatgttttatatattaattttaatagtggACCAGAAAGCACACTGtcaattgtaaataaacaaattattgatatatattctaag GtaccaaaaaatatgaagataGATATAAGACTGATGTTGAAACCAAGGGAGActggaaataaaatcacaacCAATAACGCAATAGAGTTGATAATGTATGACAAAGATTTAGCAAATGAAGTTGATAATTTGAAGTTTTCACTAACAAATATAAGAGAAAATGTAGATATTGAAAGTGTAG aaaatgaaGAAAACGCATGCGAAGATGTGAAGGAAGATGTCAAGGTATATGATTATGTGGCACTCGGAGGAACGTTCGATCGTTTGCACAACGGTCATAAGATTTTGTTGTCTCAGGCTGTGTTGCGAGCTAAAAAACATGTCACAGTCGGTGTCACCGACCTCGATATGATACAAT CTAAGAAATTATGGGAGTTAATTCAACCGATCGAGATAAGAATTAAGGCGGTGTTAGACTTCCTGACTGATATAAATCCCGACTTAGAATACAATGTTCTGCCAATCCAAGATGTGTATGGACCGACCAAAGATGACCCTCATTTTCAG ttaTTAGTGGTCAGTGAAGAGACGAGTCGAGGTGCGATCAAAGTTAATGAGAAACGGAAAGAAAATGGACTAAATCCTCTGGATGTGTATACTATTGGACTCGCTGAAGACACAAACCAGCAATCATATGAGGAAGAGGCCAAGCTGAGTTCGAGTAATCAAAGGATGAGGTTGCTGGGAACCATTCTAAGAGAACCTCGG CCCAACCCCAATATACCGAAGCACCCATATGTGATTGGTCTAGCTGGTGGCATAGCCAGTGGAAAGAGCAGTATCACGGAGAAGTTAAA ACTGAAAGGCGCAGCCATATTGAATTGCGACGTCATAGCTCATGAACTATACAAGCCTGGGCTGCCATTGAATCATACCATCGCTGAGAGTTTCGGAAGTGACGTCATTACTGATGGGGGGGAGGTGGACAGGCGGAAACTGGGAGCTATTGTGTTCAGTGATAAG AGTCAATTACAGCGACTGAACTCATTAGTATGGCCGGCTGTCATCCAAGAAGCGCAAAAAAGGATCAAGGCGTTAGGAGAAGCTGGTAGTTCAGTTGTGGTGATGGAAGCCGCTGTGATGGTGCAAGCCGGGTGGTACAAGTACTGCCATCAGCTCTGGACGGTCATCATACCACCGGAGGAG GCGGTAAAAAGACTGCAGGCTCGCAATAACCTATCAGAAGTGGAGGCGAAACAGCGCGTGAGTGCCCAACCTTCGAACCAGGAGCAAGTGGCTCTGGCCAATGTGGTGTTCAGTCCATACTGGAGCTACGAACACACCCAGGGCCAGGTGGACCGCGCATGGGAAAACCTGCagatatatttacaatga